ATATTTCTGAAtctatttaaagaaaaattagaagATCGTCAAGTTCCTAATGAAGCAGAAGTTGAAAAACTGTTCGCTCCCATTTTTAATCGTAAATCAGCACAACTGGAGAATGAAACAGACACGAAATCTTTACCTGTTGAGGCTAATAATGATAACTCAgcaagaaagaaaaatgaatatgaaatgaagaaaaaaggcGCTCAATCCAAGCAAACAAATGCCCctaaaaaaggaaagaagcAACTCAGAAAATGGGATGATCAAATAACTGAGGAAGAACAGGCTGCATTGAACTATTCTAGTCAAGCATCTTCTGCTTCCCAAACAGTCGATAATTCCCAACTTTCTTCTATTGTGggtaataataataagTTTCAAAAGACTGGTAGTGGTGATGTTATTATAAGTGATTTGGAAATGGATCCCAATCAAACAATTTCCAATAAATCTGCATCTTCTGCGTTTTCCCTTTTCTCCAACTTAATAGGTGGGAAATACTTGAAGGAGGAGGATCTTAGTCcaattttaaagcaaatgcAAGAacatttaacaaaaaagaatgtcGCAAATTCTATAGCTCTGGAGCTTTGTGAATCTGTGAAGGCTTCGttgataaacaaaaaagttgGTTCGTTTGATACTGTGAAAAACACAGTAAACAAGGCCTTTCGGGATAGGCTTACTCAAATACTCACCCCAAGTACATCTTTGGACCTTTTGCATAGTATTCGTTCTGTACGCAAAAACGAAAACCGTCCGTATACCATTTCTCTCATTGGCGTCAATGGTGTTGGAAAATCTACAACATTGGCTAAAATAGCGTATTGGCTTTTATCTAACAACTTTCGAATCTTAGTTGCTG
This region of Schizosaccharomyces pombe strain 972h- genome assembly, chromosome: II genomic DNA includes:
- the srp101 gene encoding signal recognition particle receptor alpha subunit Srp101 is translated as MIDLFAIVNKGGIVLWKKTNSLVNLKCLQVLFHEAFLSEQRTVNNTVTFDRYTMQYQEATQYSIVFVVVFQDLKCMAYSQSLLNSAHNIFLNLFKEKLEDRQVPNEAEVEKLFAPIFNRKSAQLENETDTKSLPVEANNDNSARKKNEYEMKKKGAQSKQTNAPKKGKKQLRKWDDQITEEEQAALNYSSQASSASQTVDNSQLSSIVGNNNKFQKTGSGDVIISDLEMDPNQTISNKSASSAFSLFSNLIGGKYLKEEDLSPILKQMQEHLTKKNVANSIALELCESVKASLINKKVGSFDTVKNTVNKAFRDRLTQILTPSTSLDLLHSIRSVRKNENRPYTISLIGVNGVGKSTTLAKIAYWLLSNNFRILVAACDTFRSGAIEQLGVHVKNLQSLKGSSIELFAQGYGKDSSFVVKNAVEYAKQNSFDVILIDTAGRRHNDQRLMGSLEKFTKATKLDKIFQVAEALVGTDSLAQAKHFQASLYHRPLDGFIISKVDTVGQLVGVMVGMVYAVRVPIIFVGIGQTYSDLRTLSVDWVVDQLMK